A DNA window from Sphaeramia orbicularis chromosome 22, fSphaOr1.1, whole genome shotgun sequence contains the following coding sequences:
- the LOC115413581 gene encoding LOW QUALITY PROTEIN: DDB1- and CUL4-associated factor 10-like (The sequence of the model RefSeq protein was modified relative to this genomic sequence to represent the inferred CDS: inserted 2 bases in 2 codons; deleted 1 base in 1 codon), with amino-acid sequence MTSLYCSMNPAVESVNLSTQTHGAVFNLEYSPDGSVLTVACEQTEVLLFDPXSSRHIKTLTEAHEDCVSNMQFLDNRLFATCSDDTTIALWDLRKLNSKVCSLHGHASWVKNIEYDTNTRLLVTSGFDGNVITWDTNRSVDDGCPHKKFFHTRYLMRMRLTPDCXKMLISTSSGYLLILHDLDLTQSLEVGSYRLLRARRTPLSSDGGTSASRSSATPRQGNDSSKIHPHREGLSPRNSLEVLTPEIPGERDRGNCITSLQLHPKGWATLIRCSSNMDDQEWTCVYEFQEGAPTRPLVSPRCSLRLTHYIEEANVGRGYIKELCFSPDGRLICSPYGYGVRLLAFDERCGELADCLPVQTSVLKEIRSIYSHSDVVLTTKFSPTHCQLASGCLSGRVALYQPKF; translated from the exons ATGACCAGTCTGTACTGCTCCATGAACCCGGCTGTGGAGTCAGTGAACCTGAGCACCCAGACCCACGGAGCCGTGTTCAACCTGGAGTACTCCCCGGACGG GTCTGTGCTAACTGTGGCCTGTGAACAGACCGAGGTGCTGCTGTTCGATC TCTCCTCCAGACACATCAAAACTCTGACGGAGGCCCACGAGGACTGT gtgtcaaacatgca GTTTTTGGACAATCGTTTGTTTGCCACCTGCTCGGACGACACCACCATTGCATTATGGGACCTCCGTAAGCTGAACTCCAAGGTTTGCTCGCTGCACGGCCACGCCAGCTGGGTGAAGAACATCGAGTACGACACCAACACTCGTCTACTCGTCACGTCCGGCTTTGACGGCAACGTGATCACATGGGACACGAACAGGTCTGTGGAC GACGGATGCCCACACAAGAAGTTCTTCCACACCCGCTACCTGATGAGGATGCGACTGACGCCCGACT TCAAGATGCTCATCTCCACGTCATCGGGGTATCTGCTCATCCTCCATGACCTGGACCTCACACAGTCCCTGGAGGTGGGCAGTTACCGA TTGCTGCGCGCTCGGCGGACGCCGCTCAGCTCAG ATGGAGGTACGTCAGCGTCCAGGTCGTCTGCGACTCCTCGGCAGGGAAACGACTCCAGCAAAATCCACCCTCACAGAGAAG GCCTTTCCCCCAGGAACAGTCTGGAGGTGTTGACTCCAGAGATCCCCGGAGAGAGGGACCGAGGGAACTGCATCACCTCCCTGCAGCTCCACCCCAAAGGCTGGGCCACGCTGATCCGCTGCTCCAGCAACATGGATGACCAGGAG TGGACGTGTGTGTATGAGTTCCAGGAGGGGGCGCCCACCCGCCCGCTGGTCTCCCCCCGCTGCTCCCTCCGTCTCACCCACTACATCGAGGAGGCCAACGTGGGGCGGGGCTACATAAAGGAGCTGTGCTTCAGCCCGGACGGCCGCCTCATCTGCTCGCCATACGGATACGGCGTGCGGCTGCTGGCGTTCGACGAGCGCTGCGGCGAGCTGGCCGACTGCCTGCCCGTCCAGACCAGCGTCCTGAAGGAGATCCGCTCCATCTACTCCCACAGCGACGTGGTCCTCACCACCAAGTTCTCCCCGACACACTGCCAGCTGGCCTCGGGCTGCCTCAGCGGACGCGTGGCGCTCTACCAGCCCAAGTTTTAG